Below is a genomic region from Desulfobacter sp..
GATGGGTTCAGCGCTATGCTCCTGAAATGGAAAAGCGAAGCAGGAAGGGGCGCATTCCCATTTTCCCGGTTATACCGCTGGCACTGGATTGTGCATGTTTGCCATCTGCTTCAGGCAGTGAGGGCGTTCAAAATTCTGTGTCAGTTGAATCAAAGCTGATATACTCAGCTAAATAAGGAGAACTGACATGACCGAAGAAAACACCGAATTTGATTTTCAAAAAGCCCTTAAAGGCATCCAGGAAGGTAAACCCTTCACAGGTAAGGGCGGCGTCCTTACATCATTAATCAAAAATCTTGCTGAAGCTGCTCTTGAAGGAGAGTTGGAGTCCCATCTCGGGCAGGAAGTTTCTGCCAACCGCCGTAATGGAAAAAGCAAAAAGACCATTAAATCCCTGGATGGTAAATTTGAGCTGGAAACCCCGCGTGACAGGGCCGGAACCTTCTCTCCACAGATCGTCAAAAAACATCAGACAACGCTCAGCGATGAAATTGAAAGAAAGATAATAGCCCTTTACGGCCTGGGCATGAGTTATAATGATATGGCTTCCCATTTACAGGAAATCTATGGACTTGAGATTTCAAATGCCACTCTGAGCACCATTACCGATAAAATCATCCATACCGTCAAAGAATGGCAGGCCAGGCCGTTGGAAAATGTGTACCCAATCGTATGGCTTGATGCCATACATTATAAAGTACGAGAAAACGGAAAGGTCGGCAGCAAAGCCGTTTACACAATTCTTGGGGTGAATATCGAGGGCCGCAAAGAGGTTCTTGGGCTGTACATATCCGAGAATGAGGGTGCGAACTTCTGGCTGCAGGTGTTAACAGACCTTTCAAACCGAGGGGTAAAAGATATCCTGATTGCCTGTGTTGATGGTCTAAAAGGTTTTCCCGAGGCCATTGAGACCATATTCCCGGACACAGAAGTTCAACTCTGCGTAGTCCACCAGATCCGAAATTCATTGAAATACGTTGGTTCCAAAAATAAAAAGGAATTTATGGCAGATCTAAAACGTGTTTATAAAGCGGTCAATAAGGATCTGGCCGAAGAAGAACTGGATATCTTGGAAAATAAATGGAATGACAAATACCCGATTGTGATAAAATCCTGGCGGAACAACTGGGAACGCCTC
It encodes:
- a CDS encoding IS256 family transposase, with the translated sequence MTEENTEFDFQKALKGIQEGKPFTGKGGVLTSLIKNLAEAALEGELESHLGQEVSANRRNGKSKKTIKSLDGKFELETPRDRAGTFSPQIVKKHQTTLSDEIERKIIALYGLGMSYNDMASHLQEIYGLEISNATLSTITDKIIHTVKEWQARPLENVYPIVWLDAIHYKVRENGKVGSKAVYTILGVNIEGRKEVLGLYISENEGANFWLQVLTDLSNRGVKDILIACVDGLKGFPEAIETIFPDTEVQLCVVHQIRNSLKYVGSKNKKEFMADLKRVYKAVNKDLAEEELDILENKWNDKYPIVIKSWRNNWERLSHFFKYPEEIRRIIYTTNTIEAVHRQFRKLTKTKGSFPNQDSLLKLLYMGIQNASKKWTMPVQNWSLTISQLAIFFEGRLDKELGI